The Pseudoalteromonas sp. N1230-9 genome segment TATTTTCAAGAATCAAAAGCAGAGCAAGCCCCGGTGGCCTCCGTTGATAAACCAGACGTTAAATATATGGCAATGGATCGCTTTATTATCAGTGTTGCTGACGATGAATATGCTCGTTATTTAGTGCTCGATTTGAGCCTTGGTTTTGCACCCACCTTACAAAATGAAACAGATGCAGAAACCTTTATGCCAGTACTACGCAATGTGCTTGTAAAAAACTTTGCGAATATGGAGCACGCTACTGTGCGAAGCACATTTACCGATGTAGAGAAAGTTCAAACAGACCTACTTAGTCAGTTTAATAAAGTGTTGGCTAATAAGTCATCGCTTGAATTGGCTGATGTATTAATAACCAATGTTTTCATTCAGTAGAGAACGCGTATGTTAGTTGAACAACAATGGCCATCTTCGGATGAGCAGCAAGCAGGTTTAATGAGTACACATACCGAGGGTGAACTACTCGAACGGTATGCATACTTAGTGAAGCGTGCAGCTTCCCACATGCGAACGCAATTGGGTGTTGTTGTCGACATGGACGATATTCAGCAAATAGGTTTAGTGGCACTGCTTTCGTCAATTCGTCGTTATGGTCGAAATGTCGACGAACAATTTTCGGCATTTGCTTTTAAGCGTATTCGTGGCGCGATGCTAGATGAGTTTCGTCGAATAGATTGGCGAGGACGACAACTAAGACAACAGTCACATCAATTGCGTGATGCTTCGCGCAAGTTATTGAAGCAACTAGGTAGAGAGCCCAGTGATAGTGAGTTGTGCCAAGCATTGGATATTGATTTAGAGCAACTGTTGAAACTGCATTATGCAAGTCAAGCTGAAGCAATTGATAGCCTTGAAGCATTGCTCGGTCACGATGACTCGTTTACTGATGCAGGCAGCCAGTTATCACATACAGAAACAGCGTTAATGCTACAAAAAGCACTCGCCAGCCTACCAGAAAGAAACAAGTTGTTACTGCATCTTTACTACAGCCATGAAATGAACATGAAAGAAATAGCCCTTGCCCTTGATTTAACCGAAGCACGGGTCTGCCAACTACATAAATTGGCAATAGAATCTTTAACAAGAAAAC includes the following:
- a CDS encoding flagellar basal body-associated FliL family protein → MKKIQLAVLAVGLLALGFFGASYFQESKAEQAPVASVDKPDVKYMAMDRFIISVADDEYARYLVLDLSLGFAPTLQNETDAETFMPVLRNVLVKNFANMEHATVRSTFTDVEKVQTDLLSQFNKVLANKSSLELADVLITNVFIQ
- a CDS encoding FliA/WhiG family RNA polymerase sigma factor, whose protein sequence is MLVEQQWPSSDEQQAGLMSTHTEGELLERYAYLVKRAASHMRTQLGVVVDMDDIQQIGLVALLSSIRRYGRNVDEQFSAFAFKRIRGAMLDEFRRIDWRGRQLRQQSHQLRDASRKLLKQLGREPSDSELCQALDIDLEQLLKLHYASQAEAIDSLEALLGHDDSFTDAGSQLSHTETALMLQKALASLPERNKLLLHLYYSHEMNMKEIALALDLTEARVCQLHKLAIESLTRKLQQSE